Proteins from a genomic interval of Paenibacillus sp. FSL H8-0048:
- a CDS encoding glycosyltransferase family 2 protein has translation MKTSIVILTLNQLPLTIQCLESIKRGTPEEHEIIIVDNASTDGTAQYLKTHYKELKVIENKENLGFAKGCNQGIAVAEGDSILFLNNDTVVPPGWLTPMLKALYSDSSVGMSGPVTNYISGHQRIPVTYSDVKDMEQFAQDYCETKRGSVVEVRRLIGFCLLVKRSVLNEIGWFDERYGLGNYEDDDLCLRAIQHGYKLLIAEDSYIHHIGHASMGQNPSFDLPTLLQKNKKEAFQKWGADIHSLIYTPPTRLCAGIISSGNEAALKDTLASFADVAEQIIVINLSGKENITETAARYTLQVYSVKGELSMRDCREWITRMSVEPYILWLQEGDTLTADERRRFMGLKLSLFHEYQVVALRGAGGARYMTRQAGERIYPENIEIPRLTTFFGYSSGITISRSEHADHEAVAAISSDI, from the coding sequence ATGAAGACGAGCATCGTTATTCTCACGCTAAATCAGCTTCCCTTAACCATTCAATGTCTGGAGAGCATCAAGCGCGGAACTCCGGAAGAGCATGAGATTATTATCGTCGACAATGCTTCTACAGATGGAACCGCACAGTACCTTAAGACTCATTACAAAGAGCTAAAAGTGATTGAAAACAAAGAAAATCTGGGCTTTGCCAAGGGCTGCAACCAAGGGATTGCAGTAGCAGAAGGAGATTCGATATTATTCCTGAACAATGACACCGTAGTCCCGCCTGGATGGCTAACGCCTATGCTAAAGGCACTTTACAGCGACAGTTCGGTCGGTATGTCGGGTCCCGTGACCAACTACATCAGCGGACATCAGCGTATTCCTGTGACCTACAGTGATGTGAAGGATATGGAGCAATTTGCACAGGATTACTGTGAAACGAAACGCGGATCGGTAGTAGAGGTGCGTCGTCTGATTGGCTTTTGCCTGCTGGTTAAGCGCAGTGTCTTGAATGAAATTGGTTGGTTTGATGAACGCTACGGGCTTGGAAATTACGAAGATGATGATCTGTGTCTCCGGGCGATACAGCACGGCTATAAGCTGCTTATCGCAGAGGATTCATATATCCACCATATCGGTCATGCCAGTATGGGGCAGAATCCTTCCTTCGATTTGCCGACGCTTTTGCAGAAGAACAAGAAAGAGGCTTTTCAGAAATGGGGAGCGGATATTCATTCGTTAATTTATACTCCTCCCACACGCCTGTGCGCGGGTATTATTTCATCCGGCAATGAAGCTGCCCTGAAGGATACGCTGGCTTCTTTTGCAGATGTGGCTGAACAGATCATTGTGATTAACCTCTCAGGGAAAGAGAACATTACCGAAACCGCCGCCCGCTATACCTTACAGGTCTATTCAGTTAAGGGTGAGCTAAGCATGAGAGATTGCCGCGAATGGATTACCCGTATGTCGGTAGAGCCCTATATTCTCTGGCTTCAGGAAGGCGATACACTAACGGCAGATGAACGCCGGAGATTCATGGGACTTAAGCTCTCGTTATTCCACGAATATCAGGTTGTAGCTCTCAGAGGTGCGGGCGGGGCCCGTTATATGACAAGGCAAGCTGGAGAGAGAATTTATCCGGAGAATATCGAAATTCCGCGCCTGACCACTTTTTTTGGTTATTCCAGCGGAATTACTATCAGCAGATCTGAGCATGCAGATCATGAGGCAGTCGCGGCAATATCCTCAGATATTTAG
- a CDS encoding sugar phosphate nucleotidyltransferase: MKLVLLSGGSGTRLWPLSGSIRSKQFLQVLPAPDGGRESMLQRIWRQLTASGLNQEAYIATSRGQETLIRKQLGEATPPVIIEPRRRDTFPAVCLASAYLYSVEKASLDETVIVLPVDAYVGDDFFCKLTELDYALRHSEAEIALLGAKPREPSEKYGYIVPVNSSESSAQVHENQTYMQVDSFVEKPDRKLAEALLGRQAMWNCGIFAFRLCDLLNRLESSGFTTDYTELQNQYHSLPKSSFDYEVLERNSRLICVPYLNTWKDLGTWNTLSEELAATVLGRGQISANSMNCQIVNELDIPVMLVGLDDVIVAAGPAGILITRKDAADQLKHLLPATDKESIQCSGLNQPNTYP; this comes from the coding sequence ATGAAGCTGGTACTTCTATCCGGTGGTTCCGGCACACGCCTGTGGCCACTCTCCGGCAGTATCCGAAGCAAACAGTTCCTGCAGGTACTGCCTGCTCCAGATGGTGGCCGCGAATCGATGCTCCAACGGATTTGGCGGCAGTTGACTGCTTCAGGTCTTAACCAAGAAGCATATATTGCCACTTCCAGAGGGCAGGAAACACTGATTCGGAAGCAGCTTGGTGAAGCGACGCCACCGGTTATCATTGAACCGCGGCGCCGAGATACATTTCCTGCAGTATGTCTGGCTTCGGCTTATCTATATTCTGTGGAGAAGGCTTCCTTGGATGAGACGGTTATCGTCCTGCCGGTAGACGCTTATGTGGGTGATGATTTCTTCTGCAAGCTTACAGAACTGGATTATGCGCTCCGTCACTCCGAAGCTGAGATTGCGTTGCTTGGGGCTAAGCCAAGAGAACCTTCAGAGAAATACGGATATATCGTTCCGGTGAATTCTTCAGAATCTTCTGCCCAGGTACATGAGAACCAAACGTATATGCAGGTGGATTCCTTCGTGGAGAAGCCGGACAGGAAGCTGGCGGAAGCACTTCTGGGGCGGCAAGCGATGTGGAATTGCGGAATCTTTGCCTTTCGTCTATGTGACCTTCTGAACCGGCTGGAGTCATCGGGCTTCACGACAGATTATACGGAATTACAGAACCAATATCACAGCCTGCCCAAGAGCAGCTTCGATTATGAGGTATTGGAGAGAAACAGCCGCCTGATCTGTGTACCTTATCTGAATACCTGGAAGGATCTAGGCACCTGGAATACTCTCTCTGAAGAACTCGCAGCTACCGTTCTTGGGCGGGGCCAGATCAGTGCTAATTCAATGAACTGTCAGATTGTCAATGAGCTTGATATTCCTGTGATGCTAGTGGGTCTTGATGATGTGATTGTTGCAGCTGGTCCGGCAGGAATTCTGATTACCCGCAAAGATGCTGCGGATCAACTGAAGCATCTGCTTCCTGCAACGGACAAGGAGAGTATTCAATGCAGCGGATTAAATCAGCCTAATACTTATCCTTAG
- a CDS encoding glycosyltransferase yields MIVRDEEPWIARSLLSVREAVDEMIVVDTGSHDRTMDIAHDLGAKILQFPWTESFAEARNYSLRHATGDWLLWMDADEEIALADAPKLREVSSIRNSRLASLETIHFNSAFRPKPHEAYRLSQCRLFRNGEGFHFTGGIHEQLSLSGLHDGKDSDTPFLLPLRLFHYGYLQSVTSIKSKHGRNLKLLQQSIADEPNPDPWTLYHIAGEYQRIGDYANAFRQANLAIAASLGQRKLPPSLFYKLKYGCLLASGSFREGWPGIDKATSLYPDYVDLHLYKGCILMHIGQVEAAISAFEHCLSLGENALHHMVLRGAGTFYPCYYLGNCYEMLGEPGDAAAWYSRALEYSPALAEAAVKLFQLRVGMQGTDGHLSGNRCASNHPLLKKTCPSSATLERNKWSVVVLISSEDGPRSALINWAQKWKLLADEWIIIDAGMGKDARGLAEELEAQILHFTNGEGAFQFWDNIQEVLTTPYVLWLNPYDEVCGKDLDALGSLKQSLISRKTMISFNLCLQEEGIDQKHWMVQRNRLAHRETVLSCNPVSGEFVSVPGSMNEISSVIVQNRLLSTR; encoded by the coding sequence ATGATTGTCAGAGATGAGGAGCCATGGATCGCGCGCAGCCTGTTGAGTGTGCGGGAGGCTGTGGATGAGATGATTGTCGTGGATACAGGTTCTCATGACAGAACAATGGATATCGCTCATGACCTCGGTGCCAAGATTCTCCAATTCCCCTGGACGGAGAGCTTCGCAGAGGCCCGCAATTACAGTCTTCGGCATGCGACTGGCGACTGGTTGCTATGGATGGATGCCGATGAAGAAATTGCACTTGCCGATGCCCCGAAGCTTAGGGAGGTAAGCAGTATCAGGAACAGCAGACTTGCCTCTCTCGAAACCATTCATTTCAATAGCGCATTCCGGCCCAAACCGCATGAGGCTTACAGATTGTCCCAATGCCGCCTATTCCGCAATGGGGAAGGGTTTCATTTCACCGGCGGTATCCATGAACAGTTAAGCTTGTCGGGGCTGCATGACGGTAAGGATTCCGACACACCATTCCTGCTGCCGCTCAGGCTGTTCCATTACGGCTACCTGCAGTCCGTAACATCCATTAAATCCAAACATGGACGTAATCTGAAGCTGCTCCAGCAATCCATTGCAGATGAACCGAATCCCGATCCGTGGACTCTTTATCATATTGCGGGTGAATATCAACGGATTGGGGATTATGCTAATGCCTTCCGGCAGGCAAATCTGGCTATTGCCGCATCGCTGGGTCAGCGGAAGCTGCCGCCTTCCCTCTTTTACAAGCTTAAATATGGTTGCTTACTGGCATCGGGCAGCTTCAGGGAGGGCTGGCCCGGTATCGACAAGGCGACCAGTCTCTACCCGGATTATGTGGATCTGCATCTATACAAAGGATGCATTCTTATGCATATCGGGCAAGTGGAAGCTGCAATCTCCGCTTTCGAGCATTGTCTGTCCCTAGGAGAGAATGCTCTTCATCATATGGTTCTTAGAGGTGCGGGAACCTTCTATCCCTGCTATTACCTGGGCAATTGCTATGAAATGCTCGGAGAGCCTGGCGATGCCGCTGCCTGGTACTCCAGAGCGCTGGAGTATTCGCCTGCACTGGCTGAAGCTGCGGTTAAGCTATTTCAGCTGAGGGTAGGAATGCAAGGGACGGATGGGCATCTTTCTGGCAATCGTTGTGCCTCTAATCATCCTCTTCTGAAGAAGACCTGTCCTTCATCTGCAACTTTGGAGCGAAATAAGTGGTCCGTTGTAGTGTTGATAAGCAGCGAAGATGGTCCGCGCTCAGCTCTGATTAATTGGGCTCAGAAGTGGAAGCTGCTCGCTGATGAGTGGATCATTATCGATGCGGGAATGGGGAAGGACGCCAGGGGGCTTGCCGAAGAACTGGAAGCACAGATCCTTCATTTCACTAATGGCGAGGGTGCATTTCAGTTCTGGGATAATATACAGGAGGTGCTCACAACTCCTTATGTGCTGTGGTTGAATCCATATGATGAGGTTTGTGGAAAAGATCTTGATGCACTGGGAAGCCTCAAGCAATCACTGATCAGCCGTAAAACTATGATCTCTTTTAATCTATGCTTGCAGGAAGAGGGAATAGACCAGAAGCACTGGATGGTTCAGAGGAATCGTCTGGCTCACCGCGAGACAGTGCTTAGCTGTAATCCAGTCAGCGGAGAATTTGTGTCTGTGCCTGGAAGTATGAATGAGATCAGTTCTGTTATTGTTCAGAACAGACTGTTATCCACGAGATGA